The Anaerotignum faecicola DNA segment GGGTGTATTCTGGAATTGTTCATGTCCCTGGGAAAAATCGGTAGCCGCTTCGTTTCCGTCGCTGTGAATAATGCGCTGCGAAGCCTCGATCTGCTGCATTTGACCTTTGCGCAGAAATCGATCATCGGTTCCGGGGGATATATGCCGGAGGATGTGCGGGACGTGATGAACATCATGG contains these protein-coding regions:
- a CDS encoding theronine dehydrogenase — encoded protein: GCILELFMSLGKIGSRFVSVAVNNALRSLDLLHLTFAQKSIIGSGGYMPEDVRDVMNIMESGRWDLESMITHEFPLDQIETAIKTAADTEHALNVTIKL